Sequence from the Rhinatrema bivittatum chromosome 6, aRhiBiv1.1, whole genome shotgun sequence genome:
GTCTCTGTGATGTTATATACCTTGTCTTTGGTATACATTAGGTGCTCAAGatctttaggggcagattttaaaatgtatgcatgcggcctacatttgtgcgcgctacccaacagccgcacgcatgttataaaatcaggggtcggtgcgtgcaagggggtgcacactggtttgcatgcgccgagccctcggggagaccagctgactttccccgttccctccaaggccgttccccccccccccccaaagaacccCCTTCCCGTTCCTATGtcgtggaagttacgcctgcacagcggccctgcagaggcctttggccatgcccctatcccgcccctggaccgccccacccattgtttcaagccctgggacttacacgcgtcctggggctttacgcgcgctgctgggccttttgaaaataagccaaCGCGcataagtcttttaaaatctgccccttagtttttagCAATACTGGGTCTGCAAAATGTGCTTTCTTCTGAAGAATCTGCTTTCTGCTACAAGTCTCATTCAAGTActcattaaaacatttttgcatGAGGCTCAGCATTTTTTGGAAACTGTTTCAGAGAGGTTTGACATGGATATAAAGACAATGAGCAAAGACCAATCATTACCACTTTAATGAAATGCAAAAATCATGGTCTCTCTGAAAAAGCTATGTCCCCGAAAGAaagtaaagaattttaaaaactatttttcttttgaGTGTTTAATATGTATATATGATTTGAGTATTGGAATTCTGAAGAACAAATGTGGACTGTTCATTTCAACAGAAGCAACCTCCCCTCAACCACCATTTTATCTCGGACAgtatagaggtaattttcaaaggagttagcaTGTGTAAGTGTAACATTATcacaggaattttcaaaagccatttaagcgCATAAAGTGTACTAACACACGTATAATCTATGGACAAtgtaatggcatatattgtagcaattttcaaaagcccatttacacaggtaacgtgcatttacatgtgtaaaccccagttttatgcgagtaagtccttttgaaagttacccgtTTTATGAGAGAGATCCAATGAAATTTCTCACAGTTACATAAAAAGTTGATtagaacatgttttaaaatgcctAATTAGTAAAAGAAACATTTGTTTCTAATGCACGAGTTTTCACTTTGTAAACAATGTAAGTATGCTGTAGAACTTTTACATTTAAGCCAAACAATTCCATGTgctttgccacagaatctaccctcAGACTGCCCCAGAAAAGCAGCCTTGGATATACTCAGACTAGGGAAATAATATAACAAATTGGAGGAATGGTTAAATTCAAAGAGGAGAAATACAAAGTACTACATTTAGAAAAGCACAAACAAATGTATATACCAGATGGGGAGTGCCTGGTTAGGGAGTAGTAGTACTGCTGAAAATTCTGGGGATTTTAGTAGAGCACAAACTAAATAGGAGTCAGCAGTGCACTACAattactttaaaaacaaaacactagaATGGGAAAATTGGACAGCACAAACTAGATAATTCCATTCTACTTGATATTGCTTAATGACTTTGTTAAAGTACAAGGTACTGTTCTGGGACCCCATACTTCAAGAATAGGGAAATTATGGAGAACATCCAGAAGAGAGAAACAAAAATGACAGATCTAGGTAATATGGCCTGTAGGGAAAGGTGGAAAGAGTTTTGTTTATTTAGCCTTGAAGAATGAATGACTTGATAATCTTTATGCAAGACAACAAGAACAGTGCTTTATTATTCTCCAGTTAGGAAAGGACAAATTGAACTGGGCTTATACTGCAGCAGGGAAGATTTAGGTTAGATGTTAGGAAGAACTTTCTAACTGTAGCAGTAGTCAAGTACTAGAACAAGATATCTAGGGAAGTGGTGGAATCTCCATCACTGAAGGCTTATAAACATAAATTAGAAAAACATTTGCCCAGAATGATAATAGGTACACTGGATCCTTGCCTCAAGGCATGCAgatggactaaaaggcttaagTCCTTTCCAGCCCTAACTTTACATGATTCTATAACATTGGTCAATCTTCCCCTAGGGACTGGGAATTCTACTATAGCACCACTCAAAGACCCCATTAACCTGAACAAGAATCAAGCTCAGCTGGTAGTGCAGGCAGATGTACATTTTATGCAGACCAGGAATAAGTCACGCAGCAGCATATCACACCAAGGAGTGATGAGGTATTCCTCTCAGCTCTAACAAAGCTGGCTCAGGCTTCAAGAGTAAGTTAGCATGTGTAGACTGGCACACAGAGGCGATATCCCATCCTCTCAGCCACAGGATGACATAATGGAGCCTGAGTTCTAAAAGGAGGCTATGAGAAAGGaattgcatggaaaaaaaaaaaaaaagggatccaTATAGCCAACTGCATATGGTATCAAAAGGGGTCTACTATCAGATCCCCAAATATGATAAATGCTGTATGCTGGACTCCTTGTGGAGAATAAAACACAGGGTTGCTGACTCAGCACAAGGCAGGAGACCTGAATAGCTTGGACTGAGGTAGGCAGTGGCtggcataatgcaaaaaaaaaaaggaaactaggAATATAGGGCTACTTAAACTACAGTTGCAGCAATCCAGCAGAGCCCCACTGCCCTCGCTTTCTTCTGGTGTTTATAGAGGGCTGGACTCTTCCCTGTATGGGCTTCCTGTGTACAACTTGGCATCATTTGGTACCTGTGTAAGGAACCTGGATATTGTGAGTGGCTCGATGTTTGGTGAGATTATGTTTTTGACTGTAGGTTTCTCCACATTCAGTGCAAGTGTAAGGCCTGAGCCCTGCGTGTGTCCCTTGGTGGCGAATGAGCCCCGAGTAGGCGCTGAAGTTTTTCTCACACTGGGAGCACTGATAAGGTCTCTCTccggtgtggattctctggtgcttGATCAAGACTGAATTGTACATGAAGCTTTTCTCGCACTCGCTACATTTGTATGGCCGCTCTCCAGTGTGAGTTCTCTGATGCTGGATTAAATTCCATTTCTGCGTGAAGCTTTTCTCACACTCCGTGCACTTGTAGGACCTCCCACCCGTGTGGGTTCTCCTGTGCTTCATGAGCCCTGCCCTGTCACGGAAGCCCTTGCCACACACTGCACAGAGACACGGCCTGTCCCCTTTCCGATTTTTCTCCTGTTGAAGCAAGTAAGCCATGGCACTGGTCCTCTGCTCATACTCGTTGCAGGGGTAGGGTCTTTCTCCTATATAGGGTCCTTGCTGGACAATGAGACTCTGCAGTATGCTGAAACCTCTTTCCTGCCCAGATTTATCCACCCTGTAACCGAAAGGCTTCCCCCGATGCCATGCAGACCTCTTTTTCTGGGATGACACCTCTGGCAATTTTGAATTTCCAAGACATTCTTCCAGCTGTGACTTTCTAGTGTTCTTGGCTATTTCATCCTCTGTTGAAGGAAAATGAGAATATAGTTTATTTCACTTTGGTTAAATGACAATTGTTTGACCCATAGCTAAATTTTGAGATGGTTGCGTCCATCAACAATAAAGTCATTTAAAAGGCAAAGACAGCTTTTTAAGGGTACACACAATAGTGCTATTAATTCTCTGATGCCTAAAAAAGCAATCAGCACAATACAGATAAATTCAAACAAAGTATGATAAATCCTCTAGGAAATATAAGAGCAATTAATATAGGAGTCTGTGAATACAGCAAGTGTGATGAATCAACCAATTttgggtaaaaagaaaaaaaaaaaaaagaactggctTTCAAAATCAGAATGGATTTTTACACAGAAGAGATTTCTCAGCCAAGAGGGAATCTCTCAGCTATCCTATCCCAGTCATTCATATATTAaagactagccgttaagcccataacacgggctacattaacattttttttcagtccatttccttacccctcattcttccctccctcccccctcattctccctccccctctagtctccttcccccatcctctctcattctcccctcccccctcattttccctcaccctctcctccctcccccctcccctcagtcactctctcctccttcccctcaatcactccccctctctcgatcccctcccctcattcacaacccttttggatggcgcagacggaagatctctgggggaggtccgtccctccctccctccctcgcgcgcgccgccgctactgctccttgccgcgccatttttgttacaggcaagctctgaccgaagTGCTGCTCGCGCATGTGCgatagagttgctctctactgcgcatttgcggcacgtctgtcaagcttcatttatctagtagatgatTCCTCAGGTCTTAAAAGGAGCTATTCTGAAAGAATTAATCAGATTGTACACAGGAACAATTAAGGTTACGGCACATACTTGCATGCAATTCGACTACTATAAATTTTTAAGTATACAAAGAGCCCATGCAACTATAATTCAGACAAATAAAATGCTGTTTGTTGACTAAGTGTACATGCATACAAAAGACAGAGCATACTGAAAAAGCAGCATATGTATTTCACATTTTCAGAATGTAGCATGTAGTATGCGTGTGGGCATATGAGCCAATGATTAAGTAGATAAGAGTAAGctcacttttttcttctttgactTGGTGGATAGTTGTGTAGAGTTTAGTGTTTTGTATGTTCTTACAATTTCTTCTCATGTGTATGGGGAGGAGGCAGATGCATCAGAGAAACAGTTTACAGTAGCAGGatcagctaccacccaggaaaaagatctaggcatcatagtagataatactttaaaatcgtcggctcagtgtgctgcagcagtcaaaaaagcaagtagaatgttaggaattattaagaagggaatggttaatagaatggaaaatgtcataatgcctctatatcgctccatggtgagaccacaccttgaatacagtgtacaattctggtcaccgcatctcaaaaaagatatagttgcgatggagaaggtacagagaagggcaaccaaaatgataaaggggatggaacagcttccctatgaggaaaggctgaagaggttagggctgttcagcttggagaagagatggctgaggggggatatgatagaggtctttaagatcatgagaggtctcgaacgagtagatgtgactcggttattttcactttcgaataatagaaggactagggggcattccatgaagttagcaagtagcacatttaggattaatcggagaaaattctttttcactcaacgcacaataaagctctggaatttgttgccagaggatgtggttagtgcagttagtgtagctgggttcaaaaaaggtttggataagttcttggaggagaagtccattaatggctattaatcaattttacttagggaatagccactgctattaattgcatcagtagcatgggatcttcttagtgtttgggtaattgccaggttcttgtggcctggttttggcctctgttggaaacaggatgctgggcttgatggaccccttggtctgacccagcatggcaatttctaatgttcttatgtttttggaTTTATCTGATGAACACGCATTTGGCAAACTATTTTACATCTCTGGCAAGAGTTAAAGGGAAATTTAGAGAAGCCATGCAAGAGTAAATCCTTTTGGATTTATTATCAGCTTCTGACAAAACTGACCATATCATCTTTGCAAGTCATTTAGCACCTTTTGTTGTCGAAAGACTAGTCTTCTCCTAGCATAAGTCCTTTTTAGAGCGTGGGACCCATCAAAGTTTTTTTTGGAGACTGTGCTGCTTTCCCTCATATATTATTGTATGGGCTCACTTAGGGATCCTTATTTTCTACCTTACTTAACCTGTATTTAAGATCACTAACAGATGTGATACCATCTATAGGGCTTCAATTTCATGCTTTCACAGATGATGTACAGTTATtttacactggggaacaatttttaacataattcctgttgattcgatttttcagctgttttagacttaataGGCacgctgatttcaaaactgcagttagtttttttctatcacgtcaagttttttctctacagcctatcttcggcctggatttatcaaaatgcactaaatttgttaaagctttgccaactgaaggagactgtttcaagtatctcattttggcatttcctacCCTatcatttgaaaagataaaggccgctgtgtttgacggtccacagattcggcagctcattaaagatgaacatttcattgggacaatgtcagaactccaaaagaatgcttggttgtcattcaaaaaccttttcaaggactttcttggaaatacatgaGTACAGAATTACACCgcaattgtccagaaactcttggagagcttcaagatgcttcgttgcaacatgagcatcaaggtgcattttctgcatagctatcttgctgacttcccgaaaaaccttggtgcagtcagtgatgagcaaggtgaacaaTTCCACCAAGAtctgaaggtcatggaggcacggtatcagggtagatgggatatacatatgatggctgactattgttggagcatcaggcgagattgtccacagattgaacactgccggaaaagccataagcgtaaatttttaccttaatatgtatgtttggcagcagaactttactacttgtacacaatttgacttacagtaacaatatatagcctgtGTATGAatcaaataactaaataaacagtattttcaggtaattttttcttttatttcctttgtatgtacattctGTATGATTTAGGGTCAAAGGGAGGGGTATCCTGTATCTTAAAAAGTTGATGtgagagaaaaactggggtcatttttggatttagatgtcaaaagttagtcaaaaacaaatGTCAGATCTAACAACGAAAATTGTGTTCCTCTGTGTTATATGCTAAATCCAAATAGAAACTCTAACCTTAGACGTTTGGAAGGTTGTTTAGATACTACTAAGATGGGAAACAACAAGCTCCTGATGAATCTCTCTAAAGCGGAGATCTTGTATGTTGATAAATACTTTTTCCTTACCCTGTTCTCACATTGGATAATGAAATTCTGCCAGTGAAAGACAGGATAAGGAGTTTAGGGGTTTGTTAGATGCCAGATGAACCCTCACCTCAAAGAACACTTTTGTTTGTttgcctgctattcatttgctgAGTCGCATTTTGGATCAGTCAATTTTGGCAGTTTTGATTTAGGCCTTAGATTCCAGATTTGATTATTCTAACATCTTATACCTGAACCATCCAAAGAAAGAGATCAAAAAACCTCCAATTAGTCCAACATTAGCTTCTTACAGGCATGAAATATAGGAATCGTATAATGTCTGTAATAAAGTGGCTTCACTGATTATCAATAAATATGTGGATTAGGTTGTGCTGGTAGATATaatttatctggattttcagaaggcgtttgacaaaatctcccatgagaggcttctaagaaaattaaaaagccatgacATAGGAGGTAATCTACATTTGTGGAttacaaaagacaggaaacagagagtaggattaaatggtcagttttcttagtagacagaagtaaacagtggagtgcctcagggatctgtacttggatcaatgctttaatatatttacaaatgatctggaaagggaaaggatgagtgaggtgatcaaatttgctagatgacacaaaattattcagagtagttaaatcacaagcaaatagtgataaattgcaggaggaccttggagactggaagattaggcatccaaatggcagatgaaattttatatggacaaatgcaaggtgatgtatatagggaaaataacccttgctgtagttacatgttagATTTCatgttaggaattaccacccaggaaaaagattttggCATCATAGCAggcaatgcattgaaattgtctgctcggTATGctgtagcagtaaaaaaaaaaaacaacaacaaaaaaaccaaataatattaggaattattaggaagggaatggtgaaaagcaagtttacttaccgtaaactgtgttttccatagatagctgatgaattagccatgctttctgggtatgtcttctgtgccactaggtggcggagctctctaagtctagtaaagtctttcagctaggtgctccctcttgtatcttcccaggtttgcctgaggctcctcagtcagtatcaaagcaagtAGTGTGCTATGCctgaactgtccggggaggcgggcgggtctgcatggctaattcatctgctatctactgAAAACACCGtctacggtaagcaaacttgcttttttcacagagataagcagctgaattagccatgctgtctgggagtccccagctgatgtattGAGCAGTTGATGTGAGTGTAGTTTATTTTGCTCAATATGGACAGTTCCTACGAAGACATTTTATGTAAGGAACATGTgctcttctgtaggatagtccgTCCCATGAGTGCATCATCCGCagtttgtttgtccaaacagtaatgggatgtgaaagtatgtaACGATGAGCATCTTGCCGCTTTACAGATGTCGACGAGAGGTACTTCATGGAGGTGGGCAACTGAAGCCGCCATTGCACGCACTTGATTTGCCTTTGGAGTCGCAGATAGCATTTGCGAACGCTTGTGAAAGCAGAACTGTTTACAGTTGGATATCCAAGTAGATAAAGTTCACTTTGTCACTGGTCATCCTTGCGCGTTCGGGTTGAACGAAAGGAATATTTGTGAGGGTGGGTGCGCTGTTTGTAATAGGCAAGCACATGCTTACAGTCTAGTGTGGAGTTCTCTCTCATTGTCGTTCGCATGAGGTTTTGGGTGGAAGGTGGGTAAGGTGATGGTTTGGTTAATATGAAAACTGGAAATCACCTTTGGCAGAAAACTGGGATGAGTACGTACGGTCACTTTGTCATGGTGAAAGTGGAGATAAGGCGGGTAGTGAACTAAAGCTTGAAGCTCAGTAATCCGTCTTGCTGATGTTAAAGCAGTCAGGAAAAGTACCTTCCATGAAAGGTATCACAGAGGACATGTATTTAATGGTTCAAATGGTGGTAGCATCAATTGTTCAAGGATTATATTAATATCCCACGGAACTGGTGGTTTCTTTATTGGTGGACGTAGGTGTAACACTCCTTTCATAAACCTGGATATGAGAGAATGACATGAAATGGGTTCTCCATTCAAGGGATTCTGGTAAGCTGCTATAGAACTCAGGTGTACTTTGAGTGAGTACATCTGAGTGCTATAGCAGGCCTTCACTGTAGAGCAGGCCTTCACTGTAGAGAAGATGGAGGTAAGAGAGAAGGCTTTCTGTTGGACAGGAAAGAGGGTCCATACCGGTTGTTGAGCACCAGGAAGCTTAATCGGGACCATTTTATTTGGTAATTGAGTCTGGTCGAAGGTTTCCTCGGGACAGTAGTAGTCTTGTAGAGAAGGAGATATGTTTAAGTTCCAGTACAcaagcctttcaatctccatgccgtgaggtgtagggaggagtgaagaggatGCAGTAGCGATCCACTGTCCTGGGTAAGAAGTTGAGGGCTGTTGCCCAGGGGAATTGGGCCCGTGTATTGACAGTTGTATAAGGTagctgtaccacggttgtcttggccatgctggcGCGATTAGGATCAGATTTGCGCCATCTTCGATGCATCTCTGGATTGTTCGAGAGATGAGCAGtattggagggaatgcatatagtaGATTGTGAGACCAACTTATCAGGAAGGTTTGAGTGGGTACTAGATTTGACTTTTCGTAGTTGATTAAGAGACCTAGATTGTCCAGGCAAGATATAGTTCGAAGCAGATTCTCTCGTAAGAGAGCCTGATTTGGTGCTACtagaagccagtcgtccagataaggaaatatttgcaccCCCTGACGAAGGaggtgtgccaccgctactgctagacatttggtgaagactctgggggcagaggaaaggccgaatggaagaaccttgtattggaaatgttgggTCGTCCGTCTGGAAACAGAGGTAACACCAGGAGTTGGGATGtattggtatgtgagcatatgcatccttcaaatccagtgaacacatccaatccaTGGGTCGTAGAAATGGAAGAATGGaattgagagaagtcattttgaacttGTCGTTGTGGAGGTGTTTGTTGAGTGAACGTAGGTCCAAGATGGGGTGAAGTCCTCCCGActtcttgggaataaggaagtattgtGAGTAGAACCCTTGATGAAATTGTGGGTGAGGCAATTTCTGAATGCACTTTTTCTGAAGAAGAATTTGGAGTTCCTGTAGGATAGGTTCTTGTGCACTGTTTGCCGTTTCTGAGGAACTAAGTGcgggagggttgggagggatgAGAAATGGAGAGAGTAACCTTGTTCTATTATTGTGAGGACCCCTCGATCTAAAGTAATGTGTTTCCAGGCTGGAAGAAAATTGGATAATCTGCCCCCTACTGGAGGTGTCTGTGATGGTGGCAGCATGATTCCTAAAAACCTGGTTGGGTTTTCGCAGGTTGAGGGTCATCCTGTTGACGTGGCTGACGAGGGGCTCTAGCACGTTGGTGTGATGGTTGGTGCTGATAAGGATGTTGCCTTGATGGTTGATATGATTGAGGCTTGTAGTATGGGTAAGGTTTATAGCTTTTAAAAGTGGTTCTTCTGTATGGAGTAGAAGAGGAATATTGACACCGAGATGTGGATGGTTGGTGAGGGGATGTGAGCGAAAGAACTGCCGTCTTCTGTTCATTAAGCTTTGTCACCGTGTCAGTGAACTTATCCCCAAATAAGTTATCCGGGTGGCATGGTAGATTTGCTAATTTATCGTGAACATCGTCCCTTATTGCATTGGAACAGAGCCATGCCAGACGCCTTGCTGCTATGGCGTTAGCTGAAGTTTTGGAAGAGACATCAAACCTTTCGTAAACAGATCATTGCAGGTGTCTTAAACCTTCTTTGAGGTTATGGTACTGTACAGGCAAACTTGTGTCCTGAGTGCCCTGTTGGAGATGTGGCTTCAGCGCTTGTAAATTTTCAATAAGAAATTGCACTATATAGAATAGGTGGTTTTGTATACTGGCGTTCAGCATCCCAGATTGAAATTACTTTTTTGCAAAGTCATCAAGCGTTTTATTATCTTTGTTTGGCGGTGTATTCGAATGGAGTCTCGATTTATGAGCCCTCTGCATTGCCGACTCTACCACTACTGTGATGTGGGAGCTAGACTGTTGAATGGAAGGGGGGAGTCCTTCATTCTATATTTCAGGTCTATCTTGCGTGATGTTGGAGGAATGGATAGCGGGGTATCCCATGACTTCTCCATCAGCGCGGTCAATACCGAATGTTGCGGTAGCGCCACTGGTTCATtaggagtatcaaaaatcttgaGAATTTGTAACATCTTTTGTGGTGGATCAGGGACTCTCCTTGTCTCCATATTGAGCATGTGACCCACCTTTTCTATAAACTGAGAATACGtaagatcctctggtggagaggaggctcgGGGGGAACTTCCGCTGGATCAGATGGATAACCTGTTGATGAATTTGATGAAGAATCCGAGTGCGGAATATCTTCAACTGGCGGTCTTTAGGTGCTGGACCAGGGAGTGCGGAGTTCCCTGGAACAGTCAGTGATAGAGGAGAAGAGTGCTGAGGTGGCAGGCGAGATTGTTCCACAGACTaagaatttaaagtttttttataccggtattcatcgaaacatcatattggtttacatgtaacgtgtaacagcagggaaatacattaaacagggtgaATGCTGAACTTATTTACAATTAGTTAGCTAACGAGTAGTTACCAAAATTTTATTAGAGTAAAACATTGCATATCATAAATAAGGAATAAGCCATGACATTGGAGTTAGTATTTACCATTAGATTGGGCAGATAAGATTGATGGGtggtggggggcggggagggaaagGGTAGAGGGTTGAATAAAGGGTTAATCCCGGAAGGCTTttctaaaaagccaagttttaagctttttttttttttaatttttgcgtGCTTGTTTCCAGTCGAAGGTCtgatggcatggagttccagagtgtgggccCTGCTATAGAGAAGGCACA
This genomic interval carries:
- the LOC115094350 gene encoding zinc finger protein 252-like isoform X1; the encoded protein is MSRSMSGRMKVIFSDVAICFSEGEWQLLEEWQKELYQNVMKEIHGALISLGYRIVNPDTLFRIKPEEEPYMRNHIDKKGIIAKDNTGFPLPKPDILLRLKDEETHFSDHCSKGTEENSKATTRLRLRERALDRVGRPAQTYRAKLCNSFESSTSRHPEDVPMSAWLIHPAIYGNTVYGGSVFNPDMSLWIKEVDAPDSSDSDDHDLDGRESIHSPTTEDEIAKNTRKSQLEECLGNSKLPEVSSQKKRSAWHRGKPFGYRVDKSGQERGFSILQSLIVQQGPYIGERPYPCNEYEQRTSAMAYLLQQEKNRKGDRPCLCAVCGKGFRDRAGLMKHRRTHTGGRSYKCTECEKSFTQKWNLIQHQRTHTGERPYKCSECEKSFMYNSVLIKHQRIHTGERPYQCSQCEKNFSAYSGLIRHQGTHAGLRPYTCTECGETYSQKHNLTKHRATHNIQVPYTGSEKFLPID
- the LOC115094350 gene encoding zinc finger protein 436-like isoform X2; protein product: MSRSMSGRMKVIFSDVAICFSEGEWQLLEEWQKELYQNVMKEIHGALISLGYRIVNPDTLFRIKPEEEPYMRNHIDKKGIIAKDNTGFPLPKPDILLRLKDEETHFSDHCSKGTEENSKATTRLRLRERALDRVGRPAQTYRAKLCNSFESSTSRHPEDVPMSAWLIHPAIYGNTVYGGSVFNPDMSLWIKEVDAPDSSDSDDHDLDGRESIHSPTTEDEIAKNTRKSQLEECLGNSKLPEVSSQKKRSAWHRGKPFGYRVDKSGQERGFSILQSLIVQQGPYIGERPYPCNEYEQRTSAMAYLLQQEKNRKGDRPCLCAVCGKGFRDRAGLMKHRRTHTGGRSYKCTECEKSFTQKWNLIQHQRTHTGERPYKCSECEKSFMYNSVLIKHQRIHTGERPYQCSQCEKNFSAYSGLIRHQGTHAGLRPYTCTECGETYSQKHNLTKHRATHNIQVPYTGNRG